In Posidoniimonas polymericola, one genomic interval encodes:
- a CDS encoding WD40 repeat domain-containing protein, with protein sequence MSVPANSSLAVSLIVALTLTCTPARAQSPVTALAFAPHETRLVAGSQSGIEIRRWPELQPVARRDLEIRSIHDLAFSPDSSRLLVGGGAPSEYGEWQIVSWPALEVVAKSISHDDSIDSVAWLADDRFVTAGADSRCIVWKLSGETAEQVVAIDGHSRSVLSVEALRENNLFVTAGVDQVLRVWPADLPQVESPQPIRKLDNHTGAVCALALCPVQRPLPLLASASVDKTVRLWQPTIGRLVKFARSPVEPTCLAWSRDGTRLAAGCADGKLRIINPATVQVDQTCHGVDGWIYSVCAATDGSFVVGGTHGLITRVVPSSE encoded by the coding sequence ATGTCCGTCCCCGCAAATTCGAGTCTCGCAGTATCTCTGATCGTCGCCCTTACGCTGACTTGCACTCCTGCTCGGGCACAATCGCCTGTCACAGCATTAGCGTTCGCGCCTCATGAGACGCGGCTCGTCGCCGGTTCGCAGTCGGGCATCGAAATCCGTCGATGGCCCGAACTACAACCGGTCGCCAGGCGAGATCTCGAAATTCGCAGCATTCACGATCTAGCCTTCTCGCCAGATAGCAGTCGGCTGCTCGTCGGCGGCGGTGCACCAAGCGAGTACGGCGAATGGCAGATCGTCTCTTGGCCAGCGCTCGAAGTCGTCGCCAAGAGCATCTCGCACGATGATTCGATTGATTCTGTCGCCTGGCTCGCGGACGATCGTTTCGTGACCGCCGGCGCCGATAGCAGATGCATTGTTTGGAAACTTAGTGGGGAGACCGCGGAACAAGTCGTGGCGATCGACGGCCATTCGCGGAGCGTGTTAAGTGTCGAAGCTTTGCGGGAGAATAATCTATTCGTTACGGCCGGTGTCGATCAGGTGTTGAGGGTTTGGCCAGCAGACTTGCCTCAAGTCGAGTCGCCACAACCAATCCGCAAACTCGACAATCACACCGGCGCCGTGTGCGCTCTTGCCCTGTGCCCGGTCCAACGGCCGCTTCCGCTGCTTGCCTCGGCGAGCGTCGACAAGACAGTCCGGCTGTGGCAGCCCACCATCGGCCGATTGGTGAAGTTCGCAAGGTCGCCGGTCGAACCGACTTGCCTGGCTTGGAGCCGCGACGGGACCCGGCTTGCCGCTGGTTGCGCGGATGGCAAGTTGCGTATTATCAACCCGGCGACAGTGCAAGTCGATCAAACCTGCCACGGCGTCGACGGCTGGATTTACAGCGTCTGTGCCGCGACTGACGGCAGTTTCGTCGTTGGTGGAACGCACGGCCTAATCACCCGCGTCGTGCCGTCGAGCGAGTAA
- a CDS encoding TatD family hydrolase gives MDYIDPHIHMVSRTTDDYRTLAQMGCVAVSEPAFWAGYDRGSVDGFRDYFEQLTGFEPKRAGWYGLQHYTWLCINAKEAEDVALSREVIAMIPEFLGRPGVLGIGEIGLNKNTRNEATVFLEHVDLATRTDELILIHTPHLEDKHQGTRMILDMLTGDSRINRGRVLIDHVEEHTIRPVREAGFWAGMTLYPTSKCTPERACDMVEMYGPDQLMVNSAGDWGPSKPTAVPDFILEMRRRGHEESLIRRVVYENPLEFFGQCERFEFTPR, from the coding sequence ATGGACTACATCGACCCCCACATCCACATGGTCAGCCGCACCACAGACGACTACCGCACGCTCGCCCAGATGGGCTGCGTCGCGGTGAGCGAGCCGGCGTTCTGGGCCGGCTACGACCGCGGCAGCGTCGACGGTTTCCGCGACTATTTCGAGCAGCTCACCGGTTTCGAGCCAAAGAGAGCCGGCTGGTACGGCCTGCAGCACTACACTTGGCTCTGCATCAACGCCAAGGAGGCCGAGGACGTCGCGCTGTCTCGCGAGGTCATCGCGATGATCCCCGAGTTCTTGGGGCGGCCGGGCGTGCTGGGGATCGGCGAGATCGGCCTCAACAAGAACACCAGGAACGAGGCCACCGTGTTCCTCGAGCACGTCGACCTGGCGACCCGCACCGACGAGCTGATCCTGATCCACACGCCGCACCTGGAGGACAAGCACCAGGGGACGCGGATGATCCTCGACATGCTCACCGGCGACAGTCGCATCAACCGCGGCCGTGTGCTGATCGATCACGTCGAAGAGCACACCATCCGCCCGGTCCGCGAGGCCGGCTTCTGGGCCGGCATGACCCTCTACCCGACCTCCAAGTGCACGCCCGAGCGGGCGTGCGACATGGTCGAGATGTACGGCCCCGACCAGCTGATGGTCAATTCCGCCGGCGACTGGGGCCCGTCCAAGCCAACCGCCGTGCCCGACTTCATCCTTGAGATGCGTCGCCGCGGCCACGAAGAGTCGCTGATCCGCAGGGTGGTGTATGAGAACCCCCTGGAGTTCTTTGGGCAGTGCGAGCGGTTCGAGTTCACGCCCCGGTAA
- a CDS encoding HEAT repeat domain-containing protein has translation MATTRGIERTLRLLTRTANPAAIEVLDAGLRSDEPVMREAAARALSRRRGSASVHTLLLALAETPPDVQRAVSTPDAALRLRPGVLSAIKGDDLHLCKRAARYAHDAGDAYVLPTLAEQSSRPDHPYGLGLATTALHLAKLLSERIYTPDQVAPDGPVQDPAFPRRAALNALIRAVDLFGKHGHLELVEAFLLLVVPDDLVLRRVLTDPTHAAHQPMLESLANSTAPGAMHVVCAALLQEHPPAPLIGVLTSRTDRAFVEYLLTDLGEQPPLRALESARGLAGFAWGEPQHQPTLMQLTGPQQATALKLLAATSMSKRRLSALCEAMLESGKVEGRVSACHVIGGLNSRVASSLISRALTDPENAVVAAATTQLRNRGIDGSTEKLISLLDHQHESVQKAAQGAAQSSLPEHNYRAFCERFDLLEEPARQVQGRLVGKADPKCAAAVRRDLSTASPKQRLRTLEVAGALGIGDQLSEALLEHISDDDPAIRAAAARALGGAKNEAARKALTAALKDKNSTVREAADQALGPLPPIDLASGLVSDMQQEFPL, from the coding sequence ATGGCCACCACCCGCGGCATCGAAAGAACACTCCGCCTTCTGACCAGGACCGCCAACCCGGCCGCCATCGAGGTGCTGGACGCGGGGCTGCGGTCGGACGAGCCGGTCATGCGCGAGGCCGCCGCCCGGGCGTTGTCTCGGCGGCGGGGTTCCGCGTCGGTGCACACGCTGCTGCTGGCCCTCGCCGAGACCCCGCCCGACGTGCAGCGGGCCGTCTCCACGCCGGACGCCGCGCTGCGGCTGAGGCCCGGCGTTCTGTCCGCCATCAAGGGGGACGACCTGCACCTCTGCAAACGGGCCGCCCGCTACGCGCACGACGCCGGCGACGCCTACGTGCTGCCGACCCTCGCCGAGCAGTCCAGCAGGCCCGACCACCCGTACGGCCTCGGACTCGCGACAACCGCGCTGCACCTGGCCAAGCTGCTCTCCGAACGGATCTACACGCCCGATCAAGTTGCGCCCGACGGGCCGGTCCAGGACCCCGCGTTCCCCCGCCGGGCGGCGCTCAACGCGTTGATCCGGGCGGTCGACCTGTTCGGCAAGCACGGGCACCTCGAGCTGGTCGAGGCGTTCCTGCTCCTGGTCGTGCCCGACGATTTGGTGCTCCGCCGGGTGCTGACCGACCCGACCCACGCGGCGCACCAGCCGATGCTAGAATCACTGGCCAACAGCACCGCGCCCGGCGCCATGCACGTGGTGTGCGCGGCGTTGCTGCAGGAGCACCCGCCGGCGCCGTTGATCGGCGTGCTAACCTCGCGCACCGACCGAGCGTTTGTCGAGTACCTGCTCACCGACCTCGGCGAGCAGCCGCCGCTGCGGGCGCTCGAGTCTGCCCGCGGCCTGGCCGGCTTCGCCTGGGGAGAGCCGCAGCACCAGCCAACCTTGATGCAGCTGACCGGCCCGCAGCAGGCGACCGCGCTCAAGCTGCTGGCGGCGACCTCGATGAGCAAGCGCCGCTTGTCCGCCCTCTGTGAGGCGATGCTCGAGTCGGGCAAGGTCGAGGGCCGGGTCAGCGCCTGCCACGTGATTGGCGGGCTCAACTCGCGGGTCGCTTCGTCGCTTATCTCCCGCGCACTGACCGACCCCGAAAACGCAGTGGTCGCCGCCGCCACGACGCAGCTCCGCAACCGCGGCATCGACGGCTCGACCGAGAAGCTCATATCGCTGCTGGACCACCAGCACGAGTCCGTGCAGAAGGCGGCCCAGGGGGCGGCCCAGTCGAGCCTGCCGGAGCACAACTACCGCGCCTTCTGCGAGCGGTTCGACCTGCTCGAAGAGCCGGCCCGGCAGGTGCAGGGGCGGCTGGTCGGCAAGGCCGACCCCAAGTGCGCGGCCGCCGTGCGGCGGGACCTGTCGACCGCCTCGCCCAAGCAGCGGCTGCGGACGCTCGAAGTCGCCGGCGCGCTGGGCATCGGGGACCAGCTCTCCGAGGCGCTGCTCGAACACATCAGCGACGACGATCCGGCCATCCGTGCGGCCGCGGCCAGGGCGCTGGGCGGAGCCAAGAACGAGGCCGCCCGCAAAGCACTCACCGCCGCCCTCAAGGACAAGAACAGCACGGTCCGCGAGGCCGCGGATCAGGCCCTCGGACCGCTCCCGCCGATCGACCTCGCGTCGGGGCTGGTTTCGGACATGCAGCAGGAGTTTCCCCTTTGA